In a genomic window of Zingiber officinale cultivar Zhangliang chromosome 9B, Zo_v1.1, whole genome shotgun sequence:
- the LOC122025547 gene encoding RNA polymerase II subunit A C-terminal domain phosphatase SSU72-like, protein MVARLRCAMVCSSNQNRSMEAHALLKRHGFDVSSYGTGAHVKLPGPSLREPNVYDFGTPYKYMHEDLRRKDVDLYKRNGILPMLKRNLGVKNAPQRWQDNAADGFFDVVMTFEEKVFDIVIEDLNNREQRLTRSILVINLEVKDNHEEAAAGAKLALDLCQEIDAAGCWEDEIDDIVSKFERQHKQKVLYTIAFY, encoded by the exons ATGGTGGCGAGGCTGCGATGTGCGATGGTGTGCTCGTCGAACCAGAATCGGAGCATGGAAGCCCACGCGCTGCTGAAGCGGCACGGCTTCGATGTGTCTTCCTACGGAACGGGCGCGCACGTCAAGCTTCCCGGCCCATCTCTGCGGGAGCCCAACGTCTACGACTTTGGCACCCCCTACAAGTACATGCACGAAGACCTTCGCCGCAAAGACGTCGATTT GTACAAGCGCAATGGGATACTGCCGATGCTTAAGAGAAACCTTGGCGTCAAGAACGCGCCACAAAGGTGGCAGGACAACGCCGCTGATGGCTTCTTCGATGTCGTCATGACCTTTGAGGAGAAGGTGTTTGATATCGTCATCGAAG ATCTTAATAATCGGGAGCAAAGGTTGACAAGAAGTATACTAGTAATTAACTTGGAAGTAAAGGATAACCACGAAGAAGCTGCTGCCGGTGCCAAGCTCGCTCTGGATTTATGCCAAGAG ATTGACGCGGCAGGTTGCTGGGAGGATGAGATTGACGACATTGTTTCTAAATTCGAGAGACAACACAAGCAAAAAGTTCTTTATACTATCGCATTTTATTAG